The following are encoded in a window of Oreochromis aureus strain Israel breed Guangdong linkage group 10, ZZ_aureus, whole genome shotgun sequence genomic DNA:
- the LOC116330296 gene encoding Down syndrome cell adhesion molecule-like protein 1 homolog isoform X5 → MWLVTLLLLYSLQEVHSEDVGSTRLYFVNASLQRVTYSSSVGVSLPCPAGGTPSAILRWYLATGDDIYDVPHIRHVHANGTLQLYPFSPSAYNSYIHDNDYFCTAENQAGKIRSPNIRIKAVFREPYTVRVADQRSMRGNVAVFKCLIPAAVQEYVSVVSWERDTVSIVPGNRFSLTSFGALYISDVQKEDALSTYRCITKHKYSGETRQSNGARLSVMDPNESAPTILDSFQAGEVYAGHSIELPCIAGGYPSPTVRWLKDGRPLPSDARWTRRLTGLTISDLRQEDSGSYACEVTNSFGSKEVSGQLHVIDPLRVTLSPKNLKTGISSTLFFTCTVEGSPEYTITWYRNTEPIVPDEHISIQGQHNDTLQITAAQKLHSGAYQCFASRKGHTAQDFSIILLEDGTPRIVSSFSERVVNPGEPFSLMCAAKGAPPPSITWTLDDEPVVRDSTYKTSQYTLSDGLTVSHVNVSSPLIPDGGVYRCVARNSAGSAEYQARINVHLELDPCETSPQWRAEIPI, encoded by the exons ATGTGGCTTGTAACTTTACTCCTGCTGTACTCTCTCCAAGAAg TACACAGTGAGGATGTGGGCTCTACCAGGCTGTACTTTGTGAATGCCTCCCTGCAGAGGGTAACCTACTCAAGCTCGGTGGGGGTGTCCCTGCcctgtccagcagggggcaccCCCAGTGCCATACTGCGCTGGTACCTGGCCACCGGCGACGACATCTACGACGTGCCCCACATCCGGCATGTGCACGCCAATGGCACGCTGCAACTGTACCCCTTTTCGCCCTCTGCCTACAACAGCTACATCCACGACAATGACTACTTCTGCACCGCAGAAAACCAGGCCGGCAAGATCCGCAGCCCCAACATTCGCATCAAAGCTG ttTTCAGGGAGCCCTACACCGTGCGGGTGGCGGACCAACGCTCAATGCGGGGCAACGTAGCTGTGTTCAAGTGCCTCATCCCCGCTGCTGTGCAGGAGTACGTCAGTGTTGTATCCTGGGAAAGAGACACTGTTTCCATTGTCCCAG GTAACAGGTTCTCGCTGACCTCCTTTGGGGCTCTTTACATCTCCGATGTTCAAAAAGAGGATGCTCTCTCTACATACCGGTGCATCACCAAGCATAAATACAGTGGCGAGACACGGCAAAGCAATGGAGCCAGGCTCTCTGTAATGG ACCCCAACGAGTCTGCACCCACCATCCTGGACAGTTTCCAAGCAGGGGAGGTCTACGCAGGCCATAGCATTGAGCTCCCCTGCATAGCGGGAGGATACCCAAGCCCTACTGTGCGCTGGCTGAAAGATGGTCGCCCACTACCCTCAGATGCCCGCTGGACGCGGCGATTGACAGGGCTGACCATCAGTGACCTGAGGCAAGAAGACAGCGGCAGCTATGCATGCGAGGTCACCAACAGTTTTGGCTCAAAGGAGGTGTCTGGACAGCTTCACGTGATAG ATCCACTACGAGTGACCTTGTCCCCTAAGAATCTGAAGACGGGCATCAGCAGCACACTGTTCTTCACCTGCACTGTGGAAGGCTCTCCAGAATACACCATCACCTGGTACAGGAACACAGAGCCAATTGTCCCAGACGAGCACATCTCCATCCAAGGACAACACAATGACACCCTGCAGATCACTGCAGCACAGAAGCTTCACTCTGGGGCCTACCAGTGCTTTGCTTCCCGAAAGGGCCACACTGCTCAGGACTTCTCCATTATTCTGCTAGAGG ATGGTACTCCTCGTATTGTGTCTTCCTTCAGCGAGCGGGTGGTAAACCCCGGCGAGCCTTTCTCCCTTATGTGTGCGGCCAAAGGAGCCCCACCCCCTTCTATCACGTGGACACTGGACGATGAACCTGTGGTTAGAGATTCAACCTACAAGACCAGCCAGTACACCCTGTCAGATGGCCTGACTGTATCGCACGTCAACGTCAGCAGTCCACTTATTCCAGATGGAGGAGTGTATCGTTGCGTCGCACGCAACTCGGCCGGTAGCGCCGAGTACCAAGCGCGCATAAAC GTCCACCTCGAATTAGACCCATGCGAGACATCACCGCAGTGGCGGGCAGAAATACCTATATAA